From Daucus carota subsp. sativus chromosome 6, DH1 v3.0, whole genome shotgun sequence, the proteins below share one genomic window:
- the LOC108224492 gene encoding uncharacterized protein LOC108224492 → MAKGIRGRRRIASRQFRATPYPLSKRDVSDSLTEKKCTHGTEHMKDWEDATCSVCMEYPHNAVLLLCSSHDKGCRAYMCGTSCRYSNCLDQYKKAYTKVNSRDLNQPLHGATEDTTSFVSQPVSSGPVANQGEITELVCPLCRGQVKGWTIVEAARKYLNSKKRTCMEEKCLYVGTYKELKKHVKSEHPSARPREVDPAHEQKWRRFEREREREDVISTVTSLVPGSVVFGDYVIERTPHGFDTSDDEEEEGFPGLGRNMEDFDVNLVNVFLLFQTLGRTGGNVGSFDGLRRQGEEVQEDGDTDDLGHDHGTSLMNRLRRQGRTVLSRSGRRRRRREASVEHL, encoded by the coding sequence ATGGCTAAAGGTATTAGAGGAAGACGCAGAATTGCTTCAAGACAATTTAGGGCAACTCCATACCCACTATCTAAGCGGGATGTGTCAGATTCCCTGACTGAGAAGAAATGCACCCATGGGACTGAGCACATGAAAGATTGGGAAGATGCAACCTGTTCTGTGTGCATGGAGTATCCGCATAATGCAGTTCTTCTGCTATGTTCATCTCATGACAAGGGCTGTCGGGCCTACATGTGTGGGACCAGCTGTCGTTATTCTAACTGTCTAGACCAGTACAAGAAAGCCTACACAAAAGTAAACTCACGTGATCTGAACCAACCTTTGCATGGCGCAACTGAGGATACTACTTCTTTTGTTAGCCAACCAGTTTCTAGTGGGCCCGTTGCGAACCAAGGAGAAATCACTGAGCTCGTGTGTCCTCTTTGCAGAGGCCAAGTGAAAGGTTGGACTATTGTGGAGGCTGCACGGAAATATCTCAACAGTAAGAAGAGAACTTGCATGGAAGAGAAGTGCTTGTATGTTGGAACTTACAAGGAATTGAAGAAACACGTGAAATCAGAGCACCCTTCTGCTAGGCCACGTGAAGTAGACCCTGCTCATGAACAGAAGTGGAGGCGGTTTGAGCGGGAGAGAGAAAGGGAAGATGTGATCAGTACGGTTACTTCGTTAGTGCCCGGATCTGTGGTTTTTGGTGATTATGTTATTGAAAGGACTCCCCATGGGTTTGATAcaagtgatgatgaagaagaggagGGTTTCCCAGGACTTGGCAGGAATATGGAAGACTTTGATGTCAATTTGGTTAATGTTTTTCTCCTATTTCAAACATTAGGTCGCACAGGAGGAAATGTTGGTTCCTTTGACGGGTTAAGGAGGCAAGGTGAAGAGGTCCAAGAGGATGGTGATACTGATGACCTAGGCCATGACCATGGCACGTCATTGATGAATAGGTTGCGTAGACAGGGTAGAACTGTATTGAGTAGGTCAGGAAGGAGGCGGCGGCGTAGAGAAGCAAGTGTGGAgcatttataa
- the LOC108192875 gene encoding calcium-dependent protein kinase 28 isoform X3, whose amino-acid sequence MGCCFSAIKTIKLKKNNHRNQEQQRQNNKKKNHSFFRKKEVIPCGKRTDFGYDKDFEKRYTMGKLLGHGQYGYTYVATDNSNGDRVAVKKIDKNKMILPIAVEGVKREVRIMKALSGHENVVQFHNSFEDDSYVYIAMELCEGGELLDRILAKKSSRYTEKDAAAVARQMLKVAAECHLHGLVHRDMKPENFLFKSPEEDSTLKVTDFGLSDFIRPGNKFQDIVGSAYYVAPEVLKRKSGPESDVWSIGVITYILLCGRRPFWDETEDGIFKEVLRKKPDFCRKPWPTISDDAKDFVNKLLVKEPRARYTAAQALSHPWVREGGNALEIPLDISVLYNMRQFVKYSRLKQLALQALASTLDEEELADLRDQFLAIDVDKNGTISLEEMRQALAKDIPWKVKESRVLEILQAMDSNTDGLIDFHEFVAATLHVHQLEEHNSVKWQQISHAAFEKFDVDKDGYITAEELRME is encoded by the exons ATGGGCTGTTGTTTTTCTGCCATAAAGACAATtaagttgaaaaaaaataatcatcgTAATCAAGAACAACAAAGACAAAATAACAAGAAGAAGAACCATTCTTTCTTCAGGAAAAAAGAGGTTATTCCTTGTGGTAAAAGAACAGATTTTGGGTATGATAAGGATTTTGAAAAGAGGTATACAATGGGGAAATTACTGGGTCATGGTCAATATGGATATACATATGTTGCAACTGATAATAGTAATGGAGATCGTGTTGCTGTCAAGAAAATTGATAAGAACAAG ATGATCCTTCCTATCGCTGTTGAGGGTGTTAAACGTGAAGTCAGGATTATGAAGGCCTTAAGTGGTCATGAGAATGTGGTTCAGTTTCATAATTCTTTTGAAGATGATTCATATGTTTATATAGCTATGGA GTTATGCGAGGGTGGTGAGTTGCTGGATCGAATTTTGGCCAA AAAATCCAGCCGCTATACCGAAAAAGATGCTGCAGCAGTTGCAAGACAGATGCTAAAAGTGGCAGCAGAGTGTCACTTGCATGGTTTGGTGCACCGTGACATGAAACCAGAA aaTTTTCTTTTCAAGTCACCGGAAGAGGACTCGACATTGAAGGTTACTGATTTTGGTCTCTCGGATTTTATAAGACCAG GAAACAAGTTTCAAGATATTGTTGGTAGTGCATATTATGTAGCTCCTGAAGTTTTGAAACGAAAATCAGGCCCTGAGTCAGATGTCTGGAGTATTGGTGTAATTACATACATTTTACTTTGTGGACGACGTCCTTTCTGGGATGAAACTGAAGATGGTATTTTCAAAGAG GTTTTAAGAAAAAAGCCTGATTTTTGCCGAAAACCATGGCCAACCATAAGCGATGACGCAAAGGATTTTGTAAATAAATTGCTAGTAAAGGAGCCTCGTGCACGATATACTGCCGCTCAGGCTCTAT CACACCCATGGGTCCGAGAAGGGGGTAATGCCTTGGAGATTCCTCTGGACATATCTGTCTTATACAATATGCGGCAATTTGTGAAGTACAGCCGCCTGAAGCAGTTGGCACTTCAG GCATTAGCTAGTACTCTTGATGAAGAGGAGCTGGCTGATCTCAGAGATCAATTTCTTGCCATTGATGTGGATAAGAACGGGACAATTAGTCTTGAAGAAATGAGACAG GCACTTGCTAAAGATATTCCTTGGAAAGTGAAAGAATCACGTGTCCTGGAAATTTTGCAAGCG ATGGACAGCAACACAGATGGCCTGATTGATTTTCACGAGTTTGTTGCAGCCACTCTGCATGTTCATCAACTGGAGGAACATAATTCAGTAAAATGGCAACAAATATCACATGCTGCTTTTGAAAAGTTTGACGTTGATAAAGACGGATATATAACTGCTGAAGAACTTAGGATG GAGTAA
- the LOC108192875 gene encoding calcium-dependent protein kinase 28 isoform X2 has protein sequence MGCCFSAIKTIKLKKNNHRNQEQQRQNNKKKNHSFFRKKEVIPCGKRTDFGYDKDFEKRYTMGKLLGHGQYGYTYVATDNSNGDRVAVKKIDKNKMILPIAVEGVKREVRIMKALSGHENVVQFHNSFEDDSYVYIAMELCEGGELLDRILAKKSSRYTEKDAAAVARQMLKVAAECHLHGLVHRDMKPENFLFKSPEEDSTLKVTDFGLSDFIRPGNKFQDIVGSAYYVAPEVLKRKSGPESDVWSIGVITYILLCGRRPFWDETEDGIFKEVLRKKPDFCRKPWPTISDDAKDFVNKLLVKEPRARYTAAQALSHPWVREGGNALEIPLDISVLYNMRQFVKYSRLKQLALQALASTLDEEELADLRDQFLAIDVDKNGTISLEEMRQALAKDIPWKVKESRVLEILQAMDSNTDGLIDFHEFVAATLHVHQLEEHNSVKWQQISHAAFEKFDVDKDGYITAEELRMFVFKGLWGRVHSQECHCSLQELVRSWSSWTGVNMVPWEPLSALVL, from the exons ATGGGCTGTTGTTTTTCTGCCATAAAGACAATtaagttgaaaaaaaataatcatcgTAATCAAGAACAACAAAGACAAAATAACAAGAAGAAGAACCATTCTTTCTTCAGGAAAAAAGAGGTTATTCCTTGTGGTAAAAGAACAGATTTTGGGTATGATAAGGATTTTGAAAAGAGGTATACAATGGGGAAATTACTGGGTCATGGTCAATATGGATATACATATGTTGCAACTGATAATAGTAATGGAGATCGTGTTGCTGTCAAGAAAATTGATAAGAACAAG ATGATCCTTCCTATCGCTGTTGAGGGTGTTAAACGTGAAGTCAGGATTATGAAGGCCTTAAGTGGTCATGAGAATGTGGTTCAGTTTCATAATTCTTTTGAAGATGATTCATATGTTTATATAGCTATGGA GTTATGCGAGGGTGGTGAGTTGCTGGATCGAATTTTGGCCAA AAAATCCAGCCGCTATACCGAAAAAGATGCTGCAGCAGTTGCAAGACAGATGCTAAAAGTGGCAGCAGAGTGTCACTTGCATGGTTTGGTGCACCGTGACATGAAACCAGAA aaTTTTCTTTTCAAGTCACCGGAAGAGGACTCGACATTGAAGGTTACTGATTTTGGTCTCTCGGATTTTATAAGACCAG GAAACAAGTTTCAAGATATTGTTGGTAGTGCATATTATGTAGCTCCTGAAGTTTTGAAACGAAAATCAGGCCCTGAGTCAGATGTCTGGAGTATTGGTGTAATTACATACATTTTACTTTGTGGACGACGTCCTTTCTGGGATGAAACTGAAGATGGTATTTTCAAAGAG GTTTTAAGAAAAAAGCCTGATTTTTGCCGAAAACCATGGCCAACCATAAGCGATGACGCAAAGGATTTTGTAAATAAATTGCTAGTAAAGGAGCCTCGTGCACGATATACTGCCGCTCAGGCTCTAT CACACCCATGGGTCCGAGAAGGGGGTAATGCCTTGGAGATTCCTCTGGACATATCTGTCTTATACAATATGCGGCAATTTGTGAAGTACAGCCGCCTGAAGCAGTTGGCACTTCAG GCATTAGCTAGTACTCTTGATGAAGAGGAGCTGGCTGATCTCAGAGATCAATTTCTTGCCATTGATGTGGATAAGAACGGGACAATTAGTCTTGAAGAAATGAGACAG GCACTTGCTAAAGATATTCCTTGGAAAGTGAAAGAATCACGTGTCCTGGAAATTTTGCAAGCG ATGGACAGCAACACAGATGGCCTGATTGATTTTCACGAGTTTGTTGCAGCCACTCTGCATGTTCATCAACTGGAGGAACATAATTCAGTAAAATGGCAACAAATATCACATGCTGCTTTTGAAAAGTTTGACGTTGATAAAGACGGATATATAACTGCTGAAGAACTTAGGATG TTTGTGTTCAAGGGTCTATGGGGGAGGGTGCACTCGCAGGAATGCCATTGCAGCTTGCAGGAACTCGTAAGATCTTGGAGTTCATGGACTGGGGTGAATATGGTGCCATGGGAACCTTTATCAGCATTGGTGCTATAG
- the LOC108192875 gene encoding calcium-dependent protein kinase 18 isoform X1, which yields MGCCFSAIKTIKLKKNNHRNQEQQRQNNKKKNHSFFRKKEVIPCGKRTDFGYDKDFEKRYTMGKLLGHGQYGYTYVATDNSNGDRVAVKKIDKNKMILPIAVEGVKREVRIMKALSGHENVVQFHNSFEDDSYVYIAMELCEGGELLDRILAKKSSRYTEKDAAAVARQMLKVAAECHLHGLVHRDMKPENFLFKSPEEDSTLKVTDFGLSDFIRPGNKFQDIVGSAYYVAPEVLKRKSGPESDVWSIGVITYILLCGRRPFWDETEDGIFKEVLRKKPDFCRKPWPTISDDAKDFVNKLLVKEPRARYTAAQALSHPWVREGGNALEIPLDISVLYNMRQFVKYSRLKQLALQALASTLDEEELADLRDQFLAIDVDKNGTISLEEMRQALAKDIPWKVKESRVLEILQAMDSNTDGLIDFHEFVAATLHVHQLEEHNSVKWQQISHAAFEKFDVDKDGYITAEELRMHTGLRGSVGPVLEEADIDKDGKISLSEFRRLLTTASTGRIHVNSLAPRSSRRH from the exons ATGGGCTGTTGTTTTTCTGCCATAAAGACAATtaagttgaaaaaaaataatcatcgTAATCAAGAACAACAAAGACAAAATAACAAGAAGAAGAACCATTCTTTCTTCAGGAAAAAAGAGGTTATTCCTTGTGGTAAAAGAACAGATTTTGGGTATGATAAGGATTTTGAAAAGAGGTATACAATGGGGAAATTACTGGGTCATGGTCAATATGGATATACATATGTTGCAACTGATAATAGTAATGGAGATCGTGTTGCTGTCAAGAAAATTGATAAGAACAAG ATGATCCTTCCTATCGCTGTTGAGGGTGTTAAACGTGAAGTCAGGATTATGAAGGCCTTAAGTGGTCATGAGAATGTGGTTCAGTTTCATAATTCTTTTGAAGATGATTCATATGTTTATATAGCTATGGA GTTATGCGAGGGTGGTGAGTTGCTGGATCGAATTTTGGCCAA AAAATCCAGCCGCTATACCGAAAAAGATGCTGCAGCAGTTGCAAGACAGATGCTAAAAGTGGCAGCAGAGTGTCACTTGCATGGTTTGGTGCACCGTGACATGAAACCAGAA aaTTTTCTTTTCAAGTCACCGGAAGAGGACTCGACATTGAAGGTTACTGATTTTGGTCTCTCGGATTTTATAAGACCAG GAAACAAGTTTCAAGATATTGTTGGTAGTGCATATTATGTAGCTCCTGAAGTTTTGAAACGAAAATCAGGCCCTGAGTCAGATGTCTGGAGTATTGGTGTAATTACATACATTTTACTTTGTGGACGACGTCCTTTCTGGGATGAAACTGAAGATGGTATTTTCAAAGAG GTTTTAAGAAAAAAGCCTGATTTTTGCCGAAAACCATGGCCAACCATAAGCGATGACGCAAAGGATTTTGTAAATAAATTGCTAGTAAAGGAGCCTCGTGCACGATATACTGCCGCTCAGGCTCTAT CACACCCATGGGTCCGAGAAGGGGGTAATGCCTTGGAGATTCCTCTGGACATATCTGTCTTATACAATATGCGGCAATTTGTGAAGTACAGCCGCCTGAAGCAGTTGGCACTTCAG GCATTAGCTAGTACTCTTGATGAAGAGGAGCTGGCTGATCTCAGAGATCAATTTCTTGCCATTGATGTGGATAAGAACGGGACAATTAGTCTTGAAGAAATGAGACAG GCACTTGCTAAAGATATTCCTTGGAAAGTGAAAGAATCACGTGTCCTGGAAATTTTGCAAGCG ATGGACAGCAACACAGATGGCCTGATTGATTTTCACGAGTTTGTTGCAGCCACTCTGCATGTTCATCAACTGGAGGAACATAATTCAGTAAAATGGCAACAAATATCACATGCTGCTTTTGAAAAGTTTGACGTTGATAAAGACGGATATATAACTGCTGAAGAACTTAGGATG CATACAGGACTAAGAGGATCCGTAGGCCCAGTTCTGGAGGAAGCTGATATAGACAAAGATGGGAAAATAAGCTTGTCAGAGTTTCGAAGGCTTTTAACAACTGCAAGCACGGGTAGGATACATGTGAATAGTCTGGCCCCCAGATCCTCTCGGAGACATTAG
- the LOC108192875 gene encoding calcium-dependent protein kinase 28 isoform X4, whose product MILPIAVEGVKREVRIMKALSGHENVVQFHNSFEDDSYVYIAMELCEGGELLDRILAKKSSRYTEKDAAAVARQMLKVAAECHLHGLVHRDMKPENFLFKSPEEDSTLKVTDFGLSDFIRPGNKFQDIVGSAYYVAPEVLKRKSGPESDVWSIGVITYILLCGRRPFWDETEDGIFKEVLRKKPDFCRKPWPTISDDAKDFVNKLLVKEPRARYTAAQALSHPWVREGGNALEIPLDISVLYNMRQFVKYSRLKQLALQALASTLDEEELADLRDQFLAIDVDKNGTISLEEMRQALAKDIPWKVKESRVLEILQAMDSNTDGLIDFHEFVAATLHVHQLEEHNSVKWQQISHAAFEKFDVDKDGYITAEELRMHTGLRGSVGPVLEEADIDKDGKISLSEFRRLLTTASTGRIHVNSLAPRSSRRH is encoded by the exons ATGATCCTTCCTATCGCTGTTGAGGGTGTTAAACGTGAAGTCAGGATTATGAAGGCCTTAAGTGGTCATGAGAATGTGGTTCAGTTTCATAATTCTTTTGAAGATGATTCATATGTTTATATAGCTATGGA GTTATGCGAGGGTGGTGAGTTGCTGGATCGAATTTTGGCCAA AAAATCCAGCCGCTATACCGAAAAAGATGCTGCAGCAGTTGCAAGACAGATGCTAAAAGTGGCAGCAGAGTGTCACTTGCATGGTTTGGTGCACCGTGACATGAAACCAGAA aaTTTTCTTTTCAAGTCACCGGAAGAGGACTCGACATTGAAGGTTACTGATTTTGGTCTCTCGGATTTTATAAGACCAG GAAACAAGTTTCAAGATATTGTTGGTAGTGCATATTATGTAGCTCCTGAAGTTTTGAAACGAAAATCAGGCCCTGAGTCAGATGTCTGGAGTATTGGTGTAATTACATACATTTTACTTTGTGGACGACGTCCTTTCTGGGATGAAACTGAAGATGGTATTTTCAAAGAG GTTTTAAGAAAAAAGCCTGATTTTTGCCGAAAACCATGGCCAACCATAAGCGATGACGCAAAGGATTTTGTAAATAAATTGCTAGTAAAGGAGCCTCGTGCACGATATACTGCCGCTCAGGCTCTAT CACACCCATGGGTCCGAGAAGGGGGTAATGCCTTGGAGATTCCTCTGGACATATCTGTCTTATACAATATGCGGCAATTTGTGAAGTACAGCCGCCTGAAGCAGTTGGCACTTCAG GCATTAGCTAGTACTCTTGATGAAGAGGAGCTGGCTGATCTCAGAGATCAATTTCTTGCCATTGATGTGGATAAGAACGGGACAATTAGTCTTGAAGAAATGAGACAG GCACTTGCTAAAGATATTCCTTGGAAAGTGAAAGAATCACGTGTCCTGGAAATTTTGCAAGCG ATGGACAGCAACACAGATGGCCTGATTGATTTTCACGAGTTTGTTGCAGCCACTCTGCATGTTCATCAACTGGAGGAACATAATTCAGTAAAATGGCAACAAATATCACATGCTGCTTTTGAAAAGTTTGACGTTGATAAAGACGGATATATAACTGCTGAAGAACTTAGGATG CATACAGGACTAAGAGGATCCGTAGGCCCAGTTCTGGAGGAAGCTGATATAGACAAAGATGGGAAAATAAGCTTGTCAGAGTTTCGAAGGCTTTTAACAACTGCAAGCACGGGTAGGATACATGTGAATAGTCTGGCCCCCAGATCCTCTCGGAGACATTAG
- the LOC108192934 gene encoding RNA demethylase ALKBH9B, with protein MTSTESVSEDSFLHNYNANDRRIASEFLSGWLPFLTKGLCDSCNRKLTHRVRSLCPGDDSDKKSVGSLKDGVIDAAETNSLGSWKDGENGCAEPAVESDLGANVCAASDMIASSVPAGSGERRTSWADMAQEDELEGDEESEVTSTSRLSVANSASGDGTAEEKSVSKPGLSRDQREYIRFTNVKRKKDFACIERVNQKLVNILDGLELHTGVFSAAEQKRIVDYVYELEEMGKNGKLKARTYTAPQKWMRGKGRVTIQFGCCYNYAVDKKGNPPGILQNELVDPIPHLFKVIIRRLIRWHVLPTTCVPDSCIVNIYDKDDCIPPHIDNHDFLRPFCTVSFLSECDIVFGSNLKIIGPGDFAGSTAISLPVGSVLVLNGNGADVAKHCVPAVPTKRISITFRKMDETKWPVGYTPEPDLQGLQPLSYEADRSKHSNISKINHAGNLKAARSVDNSDRLKERGFFGPGPRRGRVNRQRLRLDMMEG; from the exons ATGACTAGTACCGAGTCTGTGTCGGAAGACTCGTTCTTGCATAACTACAACGCTAACGACCGGCGAATCGCATCGGAGTTCTTATCAGGTTGGTTACCCTTTTTAACTAAAGGTCTCTGCGACTCGTGTAATCGGAAGCTGACTCATAGAGTGCGATCTCTCTGCCCTG GTGATGATAGTGATAAGAAATCTGTTGGGAGTTTGAAGGATGGTGTTATTGATGCTGCCGAAACGAATTCGCTAGGGAGTTGGAAAGATGGTGAAAATGGGTGTGCTGAACCTGCCGTGGAGTCGGATTTAGGGGCAAATGTGTGCGCAGCAAGTGATATGATTGCCTCTTCTGTGCCTGCTGGAAGTGGAGAACGTCGTACATCTTGGGCTGATATGGCACAAGAAGATGAGCTTGAGGGAGATGAAGAGAGCGAGGTGACATCCACATCCAGGTTGTCTGTTGCCAATTCTGCATCTGGAGACGGGACAGCGGAGGAGAAGTCTGTTTCAAAGCCAGGTTTATCAAGGGATCAGAGAGAGTATATCAGGTTCACCAATGTAAAAAGGAAAAAGGATTTTGCTTGCATTGAAAGAGTCAACCAGAAACTTGTTAACATTCTTGATGGCCTGGAGTTGCACACTGGTGTTTTCAGTGCAGCAGAACAGAAGAGAATTGTTGATTATGTTTATGAGCTTGAGGAGATGGGGAAGAATGGAAAACTGAAAG CGCGCACTTACACTGCACCACAGAAGTGGATGAGGGGCAAGGGACGGGTGACTATTCAGTTTGGTTGTTGTTATAATTATGCTGTG GATAAGAAGGGTAACCCCCCAGGAATCCTCCAGAATGAACTTGTAGACCCAATCCCTCATCTTTTCAAAGTTATCATTCGACGGTTGATCAGATGGCATGTTCTTCCTACAACATGTGTACCAGATAGCTGCATTGTCAATATTTATGATAAAGACGACTGCATACCTCCTCATATAGACAATCATGATTTCCTCAGGCCCTTCTGTACCGTGTCGTTTCTTAGTGAGTGCGATATAGTTTTTGGATCAAATCTTAAAATTATCGGTCCTGGTGATTTTGCTGGGTCTACTGCAATCTCCTTACCAGTGGG atctgttcttgtaTTAAATGGGAACGGGGCTGATGTGGCGAAGCACTGTGTTCCAGCTGTTCCTACCAAGAG GATATCAATAACATTCAGGAAGATGGATGAGACCAAATGGCCTGTAGGATATACCCCTGAACCTGATTTGCAGGGGCTCCAACCACTGTCATATGAAGCCGACAGATCCAAACattcaaatatctcaaaaatAAACCATGCTGGAAACCTGAAGGCTGCAAGAAGCGTGGATAACAGTGACAGATTGAAGGAAAGAGGTTTCTTTGGTCCAGGACCTCGCCGAGGTCGTGTGAATAGGCAACGACTCAGACTTGATATGATGGAGGGTTGA